Proteins from a single region of Nocardioides oleivorans:
- the tatA gene encoding twin-arginine translocase TatA/TatE family subunit, giving the protein MVNPMIGMPQGAEWLVILLIVVLVFGASKLPDLARSSGQALKIFKDETKNLKDDGDTDSAAAKTPEQLEIERRNAVQSETHNETSGEVLRERRDDTTA; this is encoded by the coding sequence ATGGTGAACCCGATGATCGGCATGCCGCAGGGTGCGGAGTGGCTGGTGATCCTCTTGATCGTCGTCCTCGTGTTCGGTGCGTCCAAGTTGCCCGACCTCGCGCGCAGCTCCGGCCAGGCGCTGAAGATCTTCAAGGACGAGACCAAGAACCTGAAGGACGACGGCGACACCGACAGCGCCGCCGCCAAGACCCCCGAGCAGCTCGAGATCGAGCGGCGCAACGCGGTCCAGTCCGAGACGCACAACGAGACCTCCGGCGAGGTCCTCCGCGAGCGGCGCGACGACACCACCGCCTGA
- a CDS encoding DEAD/DEAH box helicase: MTNPSNSDQHEQSPAERYAAFQREKPYPMLKDFAGLYGFELDDFQVRACQEIESGRGVLVAAPTGSGKTIVGEFAIHLALQTGRKAFYTTPIKALSNQKFHDLVKRYGADNVGLLTGDNVVNSEAPVVVMTTEVLRNMLYAGSRTLLGLGYVVMDEVHYLADRMRGAVWEEVIIHLPESVTLVSLSATVSNAEEFGEWLETVRGETTTILEEKRPVPLFQHVMVGRRLLDLFASSDVDASAGFVKEGAPVNDELTRIARDDWASTRLMRDRRSPRKGKPGSSKNPRSVGNGRRVWIPSRVDVVERLDREGLLPAIMFIFSRAGCDAGVSQLVQANVRLTTAAERDEIFARVEEASRSLPEEDLHVLGYHEFLDGLTRGIAAHHAGLLPAFKQVVEELFQEGLVKVVFATETLALGINMPARTVVIEKLSKWNGETHADLTPGEYTQLTGRAGRRGLDIEGHGVVLYQPGMNPREVAGLASTRTYPLRSSFRPSYNMAVNLVHQFGRERSRALLEQSFAQFQADRAVVGLARQVQKAEEALDGYRDAAHCHVGDFMQYAGLRRQISDLEKGAARERRQDRREDAIASLGKLRPGDVIHVPAGKFSGLAVVIDPGSSGDEPRPYVVTADRQARRLAPMDFPVPVESIGRLRLPKSFNGRNPAQRRELANALKSRADSFDAPAARRQKQRDSFSDTPTDREIARLRAELKAHPCHQCPEREDHARWAERYFKLERDTETLKRRVENRTNTVARTFDRVCDVLTALGYLDGDTVTAEGGHLRRIYTDMDLVAAEAIREGLFDDLTPSELASVLSALVFEARRADDASSPKMPGGRVRPVLGELVKVWGRLDALERDHKLDFLREPDMGFAWAAWRWAEGDDLDDVLMVTGLSAGDFVRWMKQLLDLCGQVADAAGDSPLRDTARTAARQLKRGVIAYSVLAE, encoded by the coding sequence ATGACCAACCCCTCGAACAGCGACCAGCACGAGCAGAGCCCTGCGGAGCGCTACGCAGCGTTCCAGCGGGAGAAGCCGTACCCGATGCTGAAGGACTTCGCCGGCCTCTACGGCTTCGAGCTCGACGACTTCCAGGTGCGCGCATGCCAGGAGATCGAGAGCGGGCGCGGCGTGCTCGTCGCGGCCCCCACGGGCTCCGGCAAGACGATCGTCGGCGAGTTCGCGATCCACCTCGCCCTGCAGACCGGACGCAAGGCGTTCTACACGACGCCGATCAAGGCGCTGTCGAACCAGAAGTTCCACGACCTGGTGAAGCGCTACGGCGCCGACAACGTCGGCCTGCTCACCGGCGACAACGTCGTCAACAGCGAGGCGCCCGTGGTCGTGATGACCACGGAGGTGCTGCGCAACATGCTGTACGCCGGCTCCCGCACGTTGCTGGGCCTGGGCTACGTCGTGATGGACGAGGTGCACTACCTCGCCGACCGGATGCGCGGGGCGGTGTGGGAGGAGGTCATCATCCACCTGCCCGAGTCGGTCACCCTGGTGTCGCTGTCGGCCACGGTCTCCAACGCCGAGGAGTTCGGCGAGTGGCTCGAGACCGTCCGTGGCGAGACGACGACGATCCTCGAGGAGAAGCGGCCGGTGCCGCTCTTCCAGCACGTCATGGTCGGTCGGCGGCTGCTCGACCTGTTCGCCTCCTCCGACGTCGACGCGAGCGCCGGCTTCGTCAAGGAGGGAGCGCCGGTCAACGACGAGCTCACGCGGATCGCGCGCGACGACTGGGCCAGCACGCGGCTGATGCGCGACCGGCGCTCGCCCCGCAAGGGCAAGCCGGGCTCGTCCAAGAACCCCCGGTCCGTCGGCAACGGGCGCCGGGTGTGGATCCCCAGTCGCGTCGACGTCGTCGAGCGGCTCGACCGCGAGGGTCTGCTGCCGGCGATCATGTTCATCTTCAGCCGCGCCGGCTGCGATGCCGGGGTGTCCCAGCTGGTGCAGGCCAACGTCCGGCTCACGACGGCGGCCGAGCGCGACGAGATCTTCGCCCGCGTCGAGGAGGCCTCGCGCTCACTGCCGGAGGAGGACCTCCACGTCCTGGGCTACCACGAGTTCCTCGACGGGCTCACGCGCGGCATCGCGGCCCACCACGCCGGGCTGCTGCCGGCGTTCAAGCAGGTCGTCGAGGAGCTGTTCCAGGAAGGCCTGGTCAAGGTCGTCTTCGCGACCGAGACCCTCGCGCTCGGCATCAACATGCCCGCGCGCACGGTCGTGATCGAGAAGCTGTCCAAGTGGAACGGCGAGACCCACGCCGACCTGACGCCGGGGGAGTACACCCAGCTGACCGGTCGGGCCGGGCGACGGGGCCTCGACATCGAGGGCCACGGCGTCGTGCTCTACCAGCCAGGGATGAACCCGCGCGAGGTCGCCGGCCTGGCGTCGACGCGCACCTATCCGCTGCGCTCGTCGTTCCGGCCGTCGTACAACATGGCCGTCAACCTGGTCCACCAGTTCGGCCGCGAGCGCTCCCGGGCGCTGCTGGAGCAGTCGTTCGCGCAGTTCCAGGCCGACCGGGCCGTCGTCGGGCTCGCCCGGCAGGTGCAGAAGGCCGAGGAGGCGCTCGACGGCTACCGCGACGCGGCGCACTGCCACGTCGGCGACTTCATGCAGTACGCCGGTCTCCGCCGGCAGATCTCCGACCTCGAGAAGGGCGCAGCGCGCGAGCGCCGGCAGGACCGCCGCGAGGACGCGATCGCCTCGCTCGGCAAGCTGCGCCCCGGCGACGTGATCCACGTGCCCGCCGGGAAGTTCAGCGGGCTCGCCGTGGTGATCGATCCCGGGTCCTCCGGCGACGAGCCCCGGCCGTACGTCGTCACCGCCGACCGTCAGGCGCGCCGGCTGGCGCCGATGGACTTCCCGGTCCCTGTCGAGTCCATCGGCCGGCTGCGGCTGCCGAAGTCGTTCAACGGACGCAACCCCGCGCAACGGCGCGAGCTCGCCAACGCGCTCAAGTCACGGGCCGACTCCTTCGACGCCCCCGCCGCGCGGCGCCAGAAGCAGCGCGACTCCTTCAGCGACACCCCGACCGACCGGGAGATCGCCAGGTTGAGGGCAGAGCTCAAGGCCCACCCCTGCCACCAGTGCCCCGAGCGCGAGGACCACGCCAGGTGGGCGGAGCGCTACTTCAAGCTCGAGCGTGACACCGAGACGCTCAAGCGCCGGGTGGAGAACCGCACCAACACGGTTGCTCGCACCTTCGACCGCGTCTGCGACGTGCTGACCGCGCTGGGCTACCTCGACGGCGACACGGTGACCGCCGAGGGCGGCCACCTGCGCCGGATCTACACCGACATGGACCTCGTGGCCGCCGAGGCGATCCGCGAGGGACTCTTCGACGACCTGACACCGTCCGAGCTGGCATCGGTCCTGTCGGCGCTGGTCTTCGAGGCCCGTCGCGCTGACGACGCTTCGTCGCCGAAGATGCCGGGTGGCCGCGTACGACCCGTGCTGGGCGAGCTGGTCAAGGTCTGGGGACGTCTCGACGCCCTCGAGCGCGACCACAAGCTCGACTTCCTGCGCGAGCCCGACATGGGCTTCGCCTGGGCGGCATGGAGGTGGGCCGAGGGCGACGACCTCGACGACGTCCTCATGGTCACGGGCCTGTCGGCGGGTGACTTCGTGCGCTGGATGAAGCAGCTGCTCGACCTGTGCGGCCAGGTGGCCGACGCAGCCGGCGACTCGCCGCTGCGCGACACCGCCCGCACGGCGGCCCGGCAGCTCAAGCGCGGCGTGATCGCCTACAGCGTCCTGGCGGAGTGA
- a CDS encoding YegS/Rv2252/BmrU family lipid kinase, with amino-acid sequence MHDPVGPEHAVRGREIALLTNPTSGRGRGARHRDAALTRLRESGFVVRNLQGRDADEAADLARGCVADGVEALVVCGGDGLVHLGVQAVAGTGVPLGLIPAGTGNDVARYLGLPRTDPVAAADRVIASQRRTIDLARSGGRYFVTVLAAGFDAIVNERANTMTWPRGQMRYNLATLAELRTFRPIPYVLHLDDGSGPETIEHEAMLVAVGNGPSFGGGLRITEGALLDDGLLDLVVITRMSKPKLVRSYPRLFTGRIDGVEEYVHRRVRSVTVAAPGIVSYADGERFGPLPLTVECVPGALEVIA; translated from the coding sequence ATGCACGACCCGGTGGGGCCCGAGCACGCGGTGCGTGGGCGCGAGATCGCCCTGCTGACCAACCCCACCTCCGGCAGGGGCCGCGGCGCCCGGCACCGTGACGCCGCGCTGACCCGCCTGCGTGAGAGCGGGTTCGTGGTGCGCAACCTCCAGGGGCGCGACGCCGACGAGGCGGCCGACCTCGCCCGGGGGTGCGTCGCCGACGGCGTCGAGGCGCTCGTCGTGTGCGGCGGGGACGGACTCGTCCACCTCGGCGTGCAGGCGGTCGCGGGCACCGGCGTACCCCTCGGGCTCATCCCGGCCGGGACCGGCAACGACGTCGCGCGCTACCTCGGCCTGCCGCGCACCGACCCCGTCGCGGCCGCCGACCGCGTCATCGCCTCGCAGCGCCGCACCATCGACCTCGCCCGCAGCGGAGGGCGCTACTTCGTCACCGTGCTGGCGGCGGGCTTCGACGCGATCGTCAACGAGCGTGCCAACACGATGACGTGGCCGCGCGGGCAGATGCGCTACAACCTCGCCACCCTGGCCGAGCTGCGGACCTTCCGACCGATCCCCTACGTGCTCCACCTCGACGACGGGTCCGGGCCCGAGACGATCGAGCACGAGGCCATGCTGGTGGCGGTCGGCAACGGCCCGTCCTTCGGCGGCGGGCTCCGGATCACCGAGGGCGCCTTGCTCGACGATGGTTTGCTCGACCTCGTGGTGATCACGCGGATGAGCAAGCCCAAGCTGGTGCGGTCCTACCCCCGGCTCTTCACGGGGAGGATCGACGGCGTCGAGGAGTACGTCCACCGCAGGGTGCGGTCGGTGACCGTGGCGGCGCCCGGCATCGTGTCGTACGCGGACGGCGAGCGCTTCGGCCCGCTGCCCCTGACCGTGGAGTGCGTGCCCGGCGCGCTGGAGGTGATCGCATGA
- a CDS encoding FKBP-type peptidyl-prolyl cis-trans isomerase, whose translation MSRVRSAALSGVLALSLLGLAACGSASSDDEAGGAPLSSVTITGDQGKEPKVTFDGRLDGSQEETDVLVEGDGETVADGDTVQANWWVGNGFTEKEAQSTYTKGGATQSVEISDDILPFLKKATVGHKVGDRVVMLLSAEDAYGESGNPTIGIGNKDSVLAIVDIMGRKDTVPPLDGPKGEEKKPAAWAPTLIEKDGVITGLDFTDAHEPTGKLIATTLVKGDGAKVKSGQTLTVNYLGQVYDAKAPFDESYSKEPAEFPIGVGQVITGWDERLVGRTVGSRVVLEIPPADGYGEAGNESAGIKGTDTLFFVVDILAAS comes from the coding sequence GTGTCCCGTGTACGTTCCGCTGCCCTCAGCGGTGTCCTCGCTCTCTCCCTGCTCGGCCTGGCCGCGTGCGGCTCGGCGTCCAGCGACGACGAGGCCGGCGGTGCGCCGCTGAGCTCGGTGACGATCACCGGCGACCAGGGCAAGGAGCCCAAGGTCACCTTCGACGGCCGTCTCGACGGCTCGCAGGAGGAGACCGACGTGCTCGTGGAGGGCGACGGGGAGACCGTCGCCGACGGCGACACGGTGCAGGCGAACTGGTGGGTCGGCAACGGCTTCACCGAGAAGGAAGCCCAGAGCACCTACACCAAGGGCGGCGCGACGCAGTCGGTCGAGATCTCCGACGACATCCTGCCGTTCCTGAAGAAGGCCACGGTCGGCCACAAGGTCGGCGACCGCGTCGTGATGCTGCTGTCGGCGGAGGACGCCTACGGCGAGTCGGGCAACCCGACGATCGGCATCGGCAACAAGGACTCGGTGCTCGCGATCGTCGACATCATGGGCCGAAAGGACACCGTCCCGCCGCTCGACGGACCGAAGGGCGAGGAGAAGAAGCCTGCGGCCTGGGCCCCGACCCTCATCGAGAAGGACGGCGTCATCACCGGCCTCGACTTCACCGACGCGCACGAGCCGACCGGCAAGCTCATCGCGACGACCCTCGTCAAGGGTGACGGCGCGAAGGTCAAGTCCGGCCAGACCCTCACGGTCAACTACCTCGGCCAGGTCTACGACGCCAAGGCGCCGTTCGACGAGTCCTACAGCAAGGAGCCGGCCGAGTTCCCGATCGGCGTCGGCCAGGTCATCACCGGCTGGGACGAGCGCCTCGTCGGTCGCACCGTGGGCTCCCGCGTGGTCCTCGAGATCCCGCCGGCCGACGGCTACGGCGAGGCGGGCAACGAGAGCGCCGGCATCAAGGGCACCGACACGCTCTTCTTCGTCGTCGACATCCTCGCGGCCTCCTGA
- a CDS encoding helix-turn-helix transcriptional regulator, with product MTQSADTAPDQVARLLALVPYLLARGEVRLDDAAAHFGTDADQIERDLRLLFMTGVSPGLPGDLIEVDLEALEGDRIIRVDNADYLARPVRFSPAEATALVVALRTMLETAPAEARDVIERTLAKLEQAAGQDGEGLLRLHVTPTPLEASAVRPTLEAAIEHGHQVEITYHVPSRDQASQRVVDPRGLSRVEEVLYLDAWCHTARGDRAFRVDRILTATQLDTPVRDPGARARDLTGGWFTDAETTTVTLRLAPPARWVVEYYPVTAQRPGPDGTVEVDLEVASEQWVQALLLRLAPHATLLAPTAYATAFTDAAQSTLSLYEDDGVDS from the coding sequence ATGACCCAGTCCGCCGACACCGCTCCCGACCAGGTCGCGCGCCTGCTCGCGCTCGTCCCCTACCTCCTCGCCCGAGGCGAGGTGCGCCTCGACGACGCGGCCGCGCACTTCGGCACGGACGCCGACCAGATCGAGCGCGACCTGCGCCTGCTCTTCATGACGGGTGTGTCGCCGGGGCTGCCCGGCGACCTCATCGAGGTCGACCTGGAGGCGCTCGAGGGCGACCGGATCATCCGGGTCGACAACGCCGACTACCTCGCCCGACCGGTGCGATTCTCGCCCGCCGAGGCGACCGCGCTGGTCGTCGCCCTGCGCACGATGCTGGAGACCGCACCCGCCGAGGCGCGCGACGTCATCGAGCGCACGCTCGCCAAGCTCGAGCAGGCCGCCGGGCAGGACGGCGAGGGCCTGCTGCGCCTCCACGTCACCCCGACGCCGCTCGAGGCGAGTGCCGTACGTCCCACCCTCGAGGCGGCGATCGAGCACGGCCACCAGGTCGAGATCACCTACCACGTGCCCTCGCGCGACCAGGCGTCGCAACGGGTCGTCGACCCGCGCGGCCTGTCGCGGGTCGAGGAGGTGCTCTACCTCGACGCCTGGTGCCACACCGCCCGGGGCGACCGCGCGTTCCGCGTCGACCGGATCCTGACCGCGACGCAGCTCGACACGCCCGTGCGTGACCCCGGCGCCCGGGCGCGTGACCTCACGGGCGGCTGGTTCACCGACGCCGAGACCACCACGGTGACCCTGCGGCTCGCACCGCCTGCGCGCTGGGTGGTGGAGTACTACCCGGTGACCGCGCAGCGACCGGGCCCCGACGGCACGGTCGAGGTCGACCTGGAGGTGGCCAGCGAGCAGTGGGTGCAAGCGCTCCTGCTGCGCCTCGCACCGCACGCGACGCTGCTGGCGCCCACGGCCTACGCGACCGCGTTCACAGACGCAGCACAGTCAACCCTCAGCCTCTACGAGGACGACGGCGTAGACTCGTGA
- the prcA gene encoding proteasome subunit alpha, with the protein MSMPFYVSPEQLMKDRADFARKGIARGRSVVAVQYADGILFVSENPSQALHKVSEIYDRIAFAAVGRYNEFENLRIAGVRLADMRGYAYDRRDVTGRGLANAYAQTLGTIFSSGGEKPYEVEIFVAEIGDAAADDQLYRLTYDGQVADEHGYAVMGGAADVVAGHLAEHYVEGASLADALHVAVAALGHTESEDRVIPADALEVAALDRTRTQPRKFLRLRASRLAEILGDRGAVDPGTDEGPDANGGVGQHRAGTDDPSDPTDQVSGAVPPLEDPVTGEPPVAPPVAPPTAPPTAPPAQPGDS; encoded by the coding sequence ATGAGCATGCCGTTCTACGTCTCACCCGAGCAGCTGATGAAGGACCGGGCCGACTTCGCCCGCAAGGGCATCGCCCGCGGTCGGTCCGTCGTCGCCGTCCAGTACGCCGACGGCATCCTGTTCGTCTCGGAGAACCCGTCCCAGGCGCTGCACAAGGTCAGCGAGATCTACGACCGGATCGCCTTCGCCGCGGTCGGGCGCTACAACGAGTTCGAGAACCTCCGCATCGCCGGCGTCCGCCTCGCCGACATGCGCGGCTACGCCTACGACCGCCGTGACGTCACCGGCCGCGGCCTGGCCAACGCCTACGCCCAGACGCTCGGCACCATCTTCTCCTCCGGCGGGGAGAAGCCCTACGAGGTCGAGATCTTCGTCGCCGAGATCGGCGACGCCGCCGCCGACGACCAGCTCTACCGGCTGACCTACGACGGCCAGGTGGCCGACGAGCACGGCTACGCCGTGATGGGAGGGGCGGCCGACGTCGTCGCCGGGCACCTCGCCGAGCACTACGTCGAGGGCGCGAGCCTGGCCGACGCGCTGCACGTCGCGGTCGCCGCCCTGGGGCACACCGAGTCCGAGGACCGGGTGATCCCGGCCGACGCCCTCGAGGTCGCGGCGCTCGACCGCACCCGCACCCAGCCGCGCAAGTTCCTGCGGTTGCGGGCCTCGCGGCTGGCGGAGATCCTCGGCGACCGCGGTGCGGTCGACCCCGGCACCGACGAGGGGCCGGACGCCAACGGAGGGGTCGGCCAGCACCGCGCCGGCACCGACGACCCGAGCGATCCCACCGACCAGGTCAGCGGCGCCGTGCCGCCGCTGGAGGACCCGGTGACGGGGGAGCCGCCCGTCGCGCCCCCAGTGGCACCCCCCACGGCACCGCCCACCGCACCGCCGGCGCAGCCCGGCGACTCCTGA
- the pafA gene encoding Pup--protein ligase produces MDRRIFGIENEYGVTCTFKGQRRLSPDEVARYLFRKVVSWGRSSNVFLRNGARLYLDVGSHPEYATPECDDIAELVTHDKAGERILEGLLLDAEARLHEEGIAGDIYLFKNNTDSAGNSYGCHENYLVGRAGEFSRLADILIPFLVTRQIVVGAGKVVMTPRGASYSVSQRAEHIWEGVSSATTRSRPIINTRDEPHADAERFRRLHVIVGDSNMSETTTMLKVASCDLVLRMIEEGVVMRDLTMENPIRAIREISHDPTGQRKVRLANGREASALEIQSEYLSKARDFVDRRQISTPIIERSLDLWERGLKAVESDDLGLVDREIDWVIKYKLIERYRAKHGLSLGDARIAQLDLAYHDIHRGRGLYYLLEKRGAVARVSSDLKIFEAKSVPPQNTRARLRGEFIRKAQERRRDFTVDWVHLKLNDQAQRTVLCKDPFKAHDERVQRLIDGM; encoded by the coding sequence ATGGACAGGCGGATCTTCGGCATCGAGAACGAGTACGGCGTGACGTGCACGTTCAAGGGCCAGCGCCGGCTGAGCCCGGACGAGGTGGCCCGCTACCTCTTCCGCAAGGTCGTCAGCTGGGGCCGGTCGTCCAACGTCTTCCTCCGCAACGGTGCGCGGCTCTACCTCGACGTCGGCAGCCACCCGGAGTACGCCACTCCCGAGTGCGACGACATCGCCGAGCTCGTCACGCACGACAAGGCGGGGGAGCGGATCCTCGAGGGGCTGCTCCTCGACGCCGAGGCCCGCCTCCACGAGGAGGGCATCGCGGGCGACATCTACCTCTTCAAGAACAACACCGACTCCGCCGGCAACTCCTACGGCTGCCACGAGAACTACCTCGTCGGGCGCGCCGGGGAGTTCAGCCGGCTCGCCGACATCCTGATCCCGTTCCTGGTGACCCGTCAGATCGTCGTCGGCGCGGGCAAGGTCGTGATGACGCCGCGCGGGGCGTCGTACAGCGTCAGCCAGCGTGCCGAGCACATCTGGGAGGGCGTCAGCAGCGCCACCACGCGCAGCCGCCCGATCATCAACACCCGCGACGAGCCGCACGCCGACGCCGAGCGCTTCCGTCGCCTGCACGTGATCGTCGGCGACTCCAACATGAGCGAGACGACCACGATGCTCAAGGTCGCCTCGTGCGACCTGGTGCTGCGGATGATCGAGGAGGGCGTGGTGATGCGCGACCTCACGATGGAGAACCCGATCCGCGCGATCCGCGAGATCAGCCACGACCCGACCGGCCAGCGCAAGGTGCGCCTCGCCAACGGTCGCGAGGCCAGCGCCCTGGAGATCCAGTCGGAGTACCTCTCCAAGGCGCGCGACTTCGTGGACCGCCGCCAGATCTCGACGCCGATCATCGAGCGCTCGCTCGACCTGTGGGAGCGCGGGCTGAAGGCCGTCGAGTCCGACGACCTGGGCCTGGTCGACCGGGAGATCGACTGGGTCATCAAGTACAAGCTCATCGAGCGCTACCGCGCCAAGCACGGGCTCTCGCTCGGTGACGCGCGCATCGCGCAGCTCGACCTCGCCTACCACGACATCCACCGCGGGCGCGGCCTCTACTACCTGCTGGAGAAGCGCGGGGCGGTCGCGCGCGTCAGCAGCGACCTGAAGATCTTCGAGGCCAAGAGCGTCCCGCCGCAGAACACCCGCGCCCGCCTCCGCGGCGAGTTCATCCGCAAGGCGCAGGAGCGCCGGCGTGACTTCACCGTCGACTGGGTGCACCTCAAGCTCAACGACCAGGCGCAGCGCACGGTGCTCTGCAAGGACCCGTTCAAGGCCCACGACGAGCGGGTGCAGCGGCTCATCGACGGCATGTGA
- the tatC gene encoding twin-arginine translocase subunit TatC — protein sequence MSVAGIVGLFNGRPHNDVGPDGRMALSDHFREFRARLLRCLLAFVVVFAVALYFRHFLLDSVFGPYEQAQAKLPEGTTEATTSGAAAGLMLWLKLAGFASVVLTAPYWLYQIWAFVLPGLHAQEKKMTRIFVAVAGPLFLVGVALGYVTLPVAFEVLIGFNPDGVTNLIDFNDYLQFFTRTLLVFGLSFNIPVFVVLLNFAGVVKGRQLAAYRPWIVIGTFIFAAAATPSTDPFSMCLMAVPMMLLFFASEVIARLNDRRRAREHARKLASNGL from the coding sequence GTGAGTGTCGCCGGAATCGTCGGCCTGTTCAACGGCCGACCGCACAACGACGTCGGCCCGGACGGCCGGATGGCCCTGTCGGACCACTTCCGTGAGTTCCGCGCGCGCCTGCTGCGGTGCCTGCTCGCGTTCGTGGTCGTCTTCGCCGTGGCGCTCTACTTCCGCCACTTCCTGCTCGACAGCGTCTTCGGGCCCTACGAGCAGGCACAGGCGAAGCTCCCCGAGGGGACGACCGAGGCCACCACGAGCGGCGCCGCCGCCGGCCTGATGCTGTGGCTGAAGCTCGCCGGCTTCGCCTCGGTGGTGCTCACCGCGCCCTACTGGCTCTACCAGATCTGGGCCTTCGTGCTCCCCGGGCTCCACGCCCAGGAGAAGAAGATGACGCGGATCTTCGTCGCGGTCGCCGGACCGCTCTTCCTGGTCGGGGTCGCGCTCGGCTACGTCACGCTGCCGGTCGCCTTCGAGGTCCTGATCGGCTTCAACCCCGATGGGGTCACCAACCTCATCGACTTCAACGACTACCTGCAGTTCTTCACGCGCACGCTGCTGGTCTTCGGCCTGTCCTTCAACATCCCGGTGTTCGTGGTGCTGCTCAATTTCGCGGGGGTGGTCAAGGGCCGCCAGCTCGCCGCCTACCGGCCGTGGATCGTCATCGGCACCTTCATCTTCGCCGCGGCTGCGACCCCGTCGACCGACCCGTTCTCGATGTGCCTGATGGCGGTGCCGATGATGCTGCTGTTCTTCGCCTCGGAGGTCATCGCGCGGCTCAACGACCGGCGCCGCGCGCGTGAGCACGCCCGCAAGCTCGCGTCCAACGGCCTCTGA
- a CDS encoding helix-turn-helix transcriptional regulator, with amino-acid sequence MVQPRAERLMNLHILLLGAKRFIGKDAIREAVYPEHPRGPAGDEAFERAFERDKDALRQIGAVIEVGSADVFFDDEIGYRIPTEQTSLPEIRFESDEAAVLGLAAQVWQQATLAKATGRALAKLKGQGVEIDPSRLEVVAPAIAADEPAFEPLWDAVGKRRQVSFAYQRPSEAEPTTRRLQPWGLARSSGRWYVVGHDVDRGAERVFRLSRIVGSVRATGKSAAYDVPAGTDVRAVARRLSPSFPSVRAEIRVRQGMGIGLRRRAESVTPLEDPAGWDLIVVEGPVHELSDEVLTYGRDALVQGPQALRDDVVGRLRAVAGAAPSEGGGQR; translated from the coding sequence ATGGTGCAGCCGCGGGCCGAACGCCTGATGAACCTGCACATCCTGCTGCTGGGCGCGAAGCGCTTCATCGGCAAGGACGCGATCCGCGAGGCGGTCTACCCCGAGCACCCCCGCGGGCCGGCCGGCGACGAGGCCTTCGAGCGCGCCTTCGAGCGCGACAAGGACGCCCTGCGCCAGATCGGTGCCGTGATCGAGGTCGGCAGCGCCGACGTCTTCTTCGACGACGAGATCGGCTACCGGATCCCCACCGAGCAGACGTCCCTCCCGGAGATCCGGTTCGAGTCCGACGAGGCGGCGGTCCTCGGCCTCGCCGCCCAGGTCTGGCAGCAGGCCACGCTCGCCAAGGCGACCGGGCGTGCGCTCGCCAAGCTGAAGGGCCAGGGCGTCGAGATCGACCCGTCGCGCCTGGAGGTGGTCGCTCCCGCGATCGCTGCCGACGAGCCCGCCTTCGAGCCGCTCTGGGACGCGGTGGGCAAGCGTCGCCAGGTGAGCTTCGCCTACCAGCGGCCCAGCGAGGCCGAGCCGACCACCCGCCGGCTCCAGCCCTGGGGTCTGGCCCGCTCGTCCGGTCGCTGGTACGTCGTCGGCCACGACGTCGACCGCGGTGCCGAGCGCGTCTTCCGCCTCTCCCGGATCGTCGGGAGCGTGCGGGCCACCGGCAAGTCGGCGGCGTACGACGTCCCGGCGGGCACCGACGTGCGCGCCGTCGCCCGGCGGCTCTCGCCGTCCTTCCCCTCCGTCCGGGCCGAGATCCGGGTGCGGCAGGGGATGGGCATCGGCCTGCGGCGACGTGCCGAGTCCGTCACCCCGCTCGAGGACCCGGCCGGCTGGGACCTGATCGTGGTCGAGGGTCCGGTCCACGAGCTGTCCGACGAGGTCCTCACCTACGGCCGCGACGCGCTGGTCCAGGGCCCGCAGGCCCTCCGCGACGACGTCGTCGGACGGCTGCGGGCGGTCGCCGGAGCCGCCCCGTCCGAGGGAGGTGGGCAGCGATGA